Proteins co-encoded in one Papaver somniferum cultivar HN1 chromosome 5, ASM357369v1, whole genome shotgun sequence genomic window:
- the LOC113281369 gene encoding acyl carrier protein 4, chloroplastic-like, producing MATISATSVRFGSSLKLSSRTGQVTGRSITSVVSVGWAKNGFPSLRSSSFRVSCAAKPETVQKVCEIVRKQLVLSPETELTPESKFSALGADSLDTVEIVMGLEEEFDISVEEDNSQNITTVQEAADLIESIIQKKGEA from the exons ATGGCAACTATCTCTGCTACTTCGGTTAGGTTTGGGTCTTCACTTAAACTGTCCTCCAGGACTGGGCAG GTAACTGGAAGGTCCATCACAAGTGTTGTCTCTGTTGGCTGGGCAAAGAATGGCTTTCCTTCGTTGAGGAGCTCATCTTTCCGTGTCTCTTGTGCG GCGAAACCCGAGACAGTACAAAAGGTTTGTGAGATTGTGAGAAAGCAACTGGTGTTGTCTCCCGAGACTGAGCTCACCCCTGAGTCCAAGTTTTCTGCCCTTGGTGCCGATTCTCTTGACACG GTAGAAATAGTGATGGGACTAGAGGAGGAGTTCGATATCAGTGTTGAAGAAGATAACTCACAGAACATTACAACTGTTCAAGAAGCCGCTGACTTGATAGAAAGCATTATCCAGAAGAAGGGCGAAGCATAG